A section of the Pochonia chlamydosporia 170 chromosome 2, whole genome shotgun sequence genome encodes:
- a CDS encoding MFS transporter (similar to Neosartorya fischeri NRRL 181 XP_001262994.1), producing the protein MTVLKDTEVAQVEHGSLNGKASLEKIPGADETQREFFLKFANKDASWIETEDKRLVRKIDMHLLPFLIIMYLLNFLDRSNLAQARQGTLEKDLGMQGTDFNLATSIFFVGYLLMQLPSNIIITRVRPSIYLASAVVLWGVVSTCNAAAHNFAQLVVIRFLLGFVEAPFFPGAIFLMSSWYTRAELTRRVAWFYTGNSLANMFGGLIAYGVLKDLSGAHGIAGWRWLFIVEGVITIGFGILSGFVLPDYPQTTRWLSDEERAFASWRLLADISEADDGKSTTLWQGLKLALKDYRLYLFVLLAHMSLLSQTFQYFFPSIVQTLGYDPLITLLLTVPAWFATFLVSILVNWTAAKTKDKSIHIFCLMAIAAVGNAIATGTTAIGARFFAMFLMPMGAIAAYTIIVGWVANSFPRPLVKRSAAIAIVNMIGNTASIYGSYMYDKTQGPRYVPGGSSNAVISLLVGVLALVLRYLHKRENEKLEAAENEENGSVPPAERGPVGFRYIY; encoded by the exons ATGACAGTGTTAAAGGACACGGAAGTGGCCCAGGTTGAGCATGGCTCTCTGAATGGCAAGGCGTCACTGGAGAAGATACCTGGTGCCGACGAAACACAAAGAGAGTTCTTTCTCAAATTTGCCAACAAAGATGCATCCTGGATTGAGACGGAAGACAAGAGGCTAGTCCGGAAGATTGACATGCACTTGTTGCCATTCTTAATCATCATGTATTTGCTTAACTTTCTTGATCGGTCCAACCTCGCCCAGGCCAGACAAGGCACCCTGGAAAAGGATCTGGGGATGCAAGGAACGGATTTCAACTTGGCGACATCAATTTTCTTCGTGGGATACTTGCTTATGCAACTGCCGTCGaatatcatcatcactcGCGTCCGCCCTTCGATATATCTGGCGTCAGCGGTTGTCCTCTGGGGAGTTGTGTCCACATGTAATGCCGCTGCACACAACTTTGCGCAACTTGTCGTCATTCGTTTCCTGTTGG GCTTTGTCGAGGCTCCGTTCTTCCCCGGCGCAATCTTTCTCATGTCGTCCTGGTATACGCGTGCCGAGCTGACGCGCAGAGTTGCATGGTTTTACACGGGCAATTCCCTCGCCAACATGTTTGGAGGTCTCATTGCCTATGGCGTCTTGAAGGACTTGAGTGGCGCTCATGGCATCGCCGGATGG AGATGGCTTTTTATTGTGGAAGGAGTCATCACAATCGGTTTCGGTATTCTGTCTGGGTTTGTTCTGCCAGACTATCCCCAGACGACTCGATGGCTAAGTGACGAAGAACGTGCCTTTGCATCTTGGCGGCTCCTTGCCGACATTAGCGAGGCAGATGATGGGAAATCAACGACACTATGGCAGGGCCTCAAGTTGGCACTGAAAGACTACCGACTTTACCTTTTCGTTCTTTTAGCGCATATGAGTCTGCTGTCGCAAACATTCCAATACTTCTTCCCGAGCATTGTGCAAACTCTAGGTTACGACCCTCTCATCACGCTGTTGCTCACTGTTCCAG CTTGGTTTGCCACATTCTTGGTCTCCATCTTGGTCAATTGGACTGCGGCCAAGACGAAGGACAAATCGATTCACATATTTTGTCTCATGGCTATTGCTGCAGTGGGAAACGCGATTGCCACGGGCACGACGGCTATTGGGGCTCGGTTTTTTGCCATGTTTCTGATGCCAATGGGCGCCATTGCAGCGTACACGATCATCGTGGGTTGGGTCGCAAACTCCTTCCCCCGACCGCTGGTCAAGAGGTCTGCGGCTATTGCGATTGTGAACATGATTGGCAATACGGCATCTATTTATGGAAGCTACATGTATGACAAGACCCAAGGGCCTCGCTACGTTCCGGGCGGAAGTTCCAATGCCGTCATTAGTCTGTTAGTCGGTGTGCTGGCGCTGGTTTTGCGATACCTCCACAAGCGGGAGAACGAAAAGTTGGAAGCGGCGGAGAATGAAGAGAATGGCAGTGTTCCCCCTGCAGAAAGAGGTCCAGTAGGATTCAGATACATCTATTAG